From a region of the Arachis ipaensis cultivar K30076 chromosome B09, Araip1.1, whole genome shotgun sequence genome:
- the LOC107619052 gene encoding putative disease resistance protein RGA1, with amino-acid sequence MAEALLGIVLKNLFPLVQSEFAAFFGIKEKAEELSKNLELIKAVLDDAEEKQWSNRPLKVWLQQLKDAMYEMDDILDQLPTESSQLGCLTSLNPKKVMHRRELGQKLNEIIRRLNGIAQAGSNFGLRQVVRERQSEVVEWRQTSSTIAVPQVYGRDEDKARVVEFLLSPSRSFEFLSVYPIVGLGGLGKTTLVQLVYNDHQVGNNFDLKIWVCVSESFNVKSILCSIVEAITNAKFERMALDVTEKKVKELLQSKKYLLVLDDVWKRHQEMESGLTQDKWDKLRSVLSCGSKGSSILVSTRDNHVATIMGTCQAHHLDRLSDDDCWSLFKLRAFGADKEERAELVAIGKEIVKKCGGSPLAALALGGLMQSRSTEKEWLEVQKSKLWSLPDENDIMAVLRLSYSCLSPTLKQCFAFCVIFPKDAEIMKQELIYLWMANGFISSRPDLEVEEVGNMVWNELYQKSLFQDVRSDDFSGEIYFKMHDLVHDLAQSISGQECICLERQNLNDSSRNPHHIVFHGIDKEQFNKRAFEKAKSLRTLYQLNSDEFPFSSRLIPTNNSLRVLCIYSRKIPSFGSLSCLRYLELHDLDIKRLPASICNLRRLEILKLKKLSSLCRLPKHLTRMQNLRHLVIDDCDGLSEMCPDIHKLCELRTLSVYVVKSEKGHSLAELRGLNLGGKLSISGLGNVGSISEDENANLKGKQDLRELILSWSNSGKRKSVVGAEEVLEALQPHSTLKLLTIQFYKGLHWPTWMGNISATHNLVSLQLENCGKCGHVPPVGKLPFLKKLVVSSMNDVQYIEEDESYDGVETMPFPSLEELRVERLPKVERLLKREITHMFPSLSTIEITDCPKLQLPCLPSVKDLTVWYCSNEQLKSISNLNALNQLRLWGNHEVSCFPEGMMSNMTSLVSLDICLFTKLKELPSDITKLTALSDLTIEECGKLECLPEQGWEGLSSLRELSIHNCYSLGSLPDGVRHLTSLEYLSISGCPVLKELCKEGTGEDWHKIAHVPRVYNW; translated from the coding sequence ATGGCTGAGGCTTTGCTTGGAATTGTGCTGAAGAACTTGTTCCCTTTGGTCCAGAGTGAATTTGCAGCCTTTTTTGGAATCAAGGAAAAGGCTGAAGAGCTATCAAAAAATTTAGAACTCATCAAAGCTGTTCTTGATGATGCCGAGGAGAAACAATGGTCAAATCGTCCTTTGAAGGTGTGGCTACAGCAGCTTAAAGATGCAATGTACGagatggatgacatccttgatcAGTTGCCTACTGAATCCTCTCAACTTGGGTGCTTAACTTCTTTGAACCCAAAGAAGGTGATGCATCGTCGTGAGCTTGGACAGAAGTTGAATGAGATAATAAGGAGGTTGAATGGAATTGCTCAAGCTGGGAGCAACTTTGGTCTTAGACAAGTTGTGAGGGAAAGGCAAAGTGAAGTAGTTGAATGGCGCCAAACAAGCTCAACTATTGCCGTTCCTCAAGTGTACGGACGAGATGAAGATAAAGCGAGAGTTGTGGAGTTTCTTCTTAGCCCATCACGAAGCTTTGAGTTCCTTTCCGTCTATCCCATTGTTGGATTAGGTGGTCTTGGAAAAACAACGCTTGTTCAGCTGGTCTACAACGATCACCAAGTAGGTAACAATTTCGATTTGAAGATTTGGGTGTGTGTTTCTGAGAGTTTCAATGTAAAGAGTATTTTGTGTTCCATTGTAGAAGCTATCACAAATGCTAAGTTTGAGCGCATGGCTTTAGATGTAACGGAGAAAAAAGTGAAAGAATTGCTGCAAAGTAAAAAGTATTTGTTGGTTTTAGATGATGTATGGAAAAGACACCAAGAAATGGAATCAGGATTAACCCAAGACAAATGGGATAAGTTAAGATCCGTGTTGTCTTGTGGATCTAAAGGCTCCTCCATTTTAGTATCCACTCGTGATAATCATGTTGCAACAATTATGGGAACATGCCAAGCTCATCATTTGGACCGTCTATCCGATGATGATTGCTGGTCCTTGTTTAAACTCCGTGCATTTGGAGCTGACAAAGAAGAGCGTGCAGAGCTTGTAGCAATAGGGAAGGAAATAGTCAAGAAATGTGGAGGATCACCTCTTGCAGCACTGGCATTAGGAGGTTTGATGCAATCCAGAAGCACGGAAAAGGAATGGCTTGAAGTTCAGAAAAGTAAGCTTTGGAGTTTACCGGATGAGAATGATATTATGGCTGTCTTGAGATTAAGCTACTCTTGTTTATCGCCAACTCTAAAGCAGTGTTTTGCTTTCTGTGTCATATTTCCCAAAGATGCAGAAATCATGAAGCAGGAATTGATTTATCTTTGGATGGCTAATGGATTTATTTCATCACGGCCAGACTTGGAGGTGGAAGAGGTTGGCAACATGGTTTGGAATGAATTATACCAAAAATCATTGTTCCAAGATGTTAGGAGTGATGACTTTTCTGGCGAGATTTATTTCAAGATGCATGATTTAGTCCACGATCTTGCTCAATCAATCTCAGGGCAAGAGTGTATATGCTTGGAGAGACAAAACCTTAATGATTCTTCAAGAAACCCCCATCATATTGTTTTTCACGGCATTGATAAAGAACAATTCAATAAGAGAGCCTTTGAAAAAGCTAAATCCTTGCGGACATTGTATCAACTGAATTCGGATGAATTTCCCTTCAGCTCTAGATTGATTCCAACAAATAATTCGCTTCGAGTTTTGTGCATATATAGTAGAAAGATACCATCATTTGGGAGTTTAAGTTGCTTGAGGTATTTGGAGCTTCATGATTTGGATATAAAGAGGTTGCCAGCTAGTATTTGCAATTTGCGAAGACTGGAAATCTTGAAACTAAAAAAATTGTCGAGTCTTTGCCGTCTACCGAAACACTTGACAAGGATGCAAAATCTCCGACATCTTGTCATTGATGATTGTGATGGGCTATCTGAAATGTGTCCAGACATTCACAAACTATGTGAATTGAGAACACTAAGTGTATACGTTGTGAAATCAGAGAAAGGGCATAGTTTGGCAGAGCTACGTGGTTTGAATCTGGGAGGAAAGCTAAGCATCTCAGGCCTAGGAAATGTTGGGAGTATATCTGAAGATGAAAATGCCAACTTGAAGGGTAAACAAGACCTTCGAGAATTGATTTTGTCATGGAGCAATAGTGGTAAGAGGAAGTCGGTAGTGGGAGCAGAAGAAGTACTTGAAGCGCTTCAACCTCACTCCACACTCAAGCTGTTGACGATACAATTCTATAAGGGATTACATTGGCCAACTTGGATGGGAAACATTTCTGCTACCcacaatttagtttctcttcaacTTGAGAATTGTGGAAAGTGCGGGCATGTTCCTCCAGTGGGAAAACTTCCATTTCTGAAGAAGCTTGTGGTAAGTAGCATGAATGATGTGCAGTACATTGAGGAAGATGAAAGTTATGATGGTGTTGAAACAATGCCATTCCCATCTTTGGAGGAATTGCGAGTGGAGAGATTGCCAAAGGTGGAGAGGTTGTTGAAACGGGAAATAACACATATGTTCCCCTCTCTTTCTACCATAGAAATCACCGATTGCCCTAAACTGCAATTGCCGTGCCTTCCAAGTGTTAAGGACCTCACTGTTTGGTATTGTAGCAATGAGCAACTGAAGTCAATCTCTAATCTCAATGCTCTTAACCAACTTCGTCTTTGGGGAAATCATGAAGTGTCGTGCTTCCCAGAAGGAATGATGAGCAACATGACCTCTCTTGTATCTCTGGATATATGTCTTTTCacaaaattgaaggaactgcCATCTGACATCACAAAACTCACTGCTTTGTCTGATCTAACCATCGAAGAATGTGGTAAGCTGGAGTGTTTACCAGAACAGGGTTGGGAAGGCTTATCTTCACTTCGAGAACTGTCAATTCATAACTGTTACAGTTTGGGATCCTTGCCTGATGGTGTCCGGCACTTAACTTCACTTGAATATTTGAGTATTAGTGGCTGCCCAGTGTTGAAAGAGCTGTGTAAGGAAGGAACAGGGGAGGATTGGCACAAGATAGCACATGTTCCTCGTGTATATAACTGGTAA
- the LOC107616713 gene encoding uncharacterized protein LOC107616713 isoform X1, whose translation MAEDAKVAREAKLAQLLNQTFQDNNQISSTPKIQRVPLFWRQKTSFYEYCIPKMISFGPIHHRNENLKQQGQHLKSQWASLYIEEYSKEVGPCNGNKQEAANYLYGVVGYNIVELKELFAEDVIEEYSDEELIWMLFEDGCSLLYYMDHVNAQHPEELKLKFDQLMYIGRDIPLLENQLPIKLLQLLSKTQGADLDYLITNFMSMGEEKRTGRTTITIPIRNHILDFLRSSYFHTEIEQNVPNQNGGIQMPPPPPPPPRPRSSLVWQTYKNIRDLKKSGIQVKVNKSDEWKWHDITFTSRWFGGELTLPLWVFSNVTPYFFRNLIAYEMCPDFRNSFECCCYLSFMDSLIDNAEDVKELRSAGVIQNLVQSDEEVAKFFNDIGNDFPAKMFNQIYTTDAIPISKKYIQVRRQIQEHYSSRWRTFLAETRSTYFSSPWSLLAFLAALSGLILAVLQTWYTIHSPKN comes from the coding sequence ATGGCAGAGGATGCAAAGGTGGCAAGGGAAGCAAAGCTTGCCCAACTACTGAATCAAACATTCCAAGATAATAATCAAATTTCTTCAACTCCCAAGATACAAAGAGTTCCTCTTTTTTGGCGTCAAAAAACCAGCTTCTACGAGTATTGCATACCCAAAATGATATCATTTGGTCCCATTCATCATCGCAACGAAAATCTGAAGCAACAAGGTCAACACTTGAAATCTCAATGGGCATCTCTCTACATTGAAGAATACAGTAAAGAAGTAGGTCCTTGTAATGGTAACAAGCAAGAAGCAGCAAACTATTTGTATGGAGTTGTAGGATATAACATTGTGGAACTGAAGGAGCTGTTTGCTGAGGATGTAATTGAAGAGTATAGTGATGAAGAACTTATTTGGATGCTGTTTGAGGATGGATGCTCTTTGCTCTATTACATGGACCACGTTAATGCTCAACATCCAGAAGAACTGAAGCTAAAGTTTGATCAACTGATGTATATTGGCAGAGATATTCCATTGCTGGAAAACCAACTTCCAATAAAACTGCTGCAACTGCTGAGCAAAACACAAGGTGCTGACTTGGACTATTTAATCACAAATTTTATGAGCATGGGCGAAGAAAAGCGGACTGGAAGGACAACGATCACAATCCCTATAAGAAATCATATACTTGATTTTCTTCGCTCCTCCTACTTTCATACAGAGATTGAACAGAATGTCCCAAACCAAAATGGTGGTATTCAAatgcctcctcctcctcctcctcctcctcgtccTCGTTCCTCCCTAGTCTGGCAAACTTACAAGAACATACGTGATCTGAAAAAATCAGGGATCCAGGTTAAGGTAAACAAGAGTGATGAATGGAAGTGGCATGACATCACCTTCACCTCAAGATGGTTTGGTGGAGAGTTGACACTTCCTTTGTGGGTATTCAGCAATGTCACGCCTTACTTTTTTCGAAACTTGATTGCTTACGAGATGTGTCCGGACTTTCGCAACAGCTTCGAATGTTGTTGTTACCTTTCTTTCATGGATTCCTTGATAGATAATGCTGAGGATGTGAAGGAGCTTAGATCAGCTGGTGTTATCCAAAATTTGGTTCAAAGTGATGAAGAAGTGGCCAAATTCTTTAATGATATTGGGAATGACTTCCCCGCTAAAATGTTCAATCAAATATACACAACCGATGCTATCCCCATTAGTAAGAAATATATCCAAGTGAGGCGTCAAATTCAGGAACATTACTCGAGTAGATGGAGAACTTTTCTGGCTGAAACACGGAGTACTTATTTCAGTTCTCCCTGGTCTTTGCTTGCCTTTCTCGCTGCACTTTCAGGATTAATTCTCGCTGTTCTTCAAACATGGTATACCATACATTCTCCTAAAAATTAG